The Candidatus Aminicenantes bacterium genome contains the following window.
GCACCAAGGCGAAGTACAGCCCCAGGACGATGATCACCCCAACGAAGCCGAACTCCTCCCCCAGAACGGAGAAGACGAAGTCGGTATGGCGGGCCGGCAGGAAGCGGAGCTGGCTCTGGCTCCCCCGCAAAAAGCCCTTGCCGAGCCAGCCGCCGGCGCCGATGGCGATCTTGGACTGCAGAACGTGATAGCCGGCTCCCCGCGGGTCGAGGGTGGGATTGAGGACGGTCCGCAGCCGGACCTTCTGGTAATCGTGCAGCAGAAAGTTCCAGCCGAAGAAACCGAGCAGAATCGCGGCCACCAGCAGGATGACCAGGGTTTTGCGGTTCAGTCCGGCCAGGGCCAGGCAGCCGAACCAGATCGGCAGTATGCTCATGGCCGTGCCCATGTCCGGCTGCATGGCCACCAGGACGATGGGCGGCAGGGCGACCGCCGCGCTCATGGCCGCGGCGCCGAAGCTGACATAGGACCGCTTGTACTCGGCGAAAACGCGGGCCAGCAGGAGCAGGACCGCGATCTTGACCATCTCCGACGGTTGGCCGCCCATGAAAGCCAGTCCGATCCAGCTTTTGGCCCCGCCCTTGGCCTTGCCGAAGGCGAGCAGGAAACCGAGGACAAAGAGCAGCAGGATCAGGGCGTACGGCGCCATCGTCATCAGCAGCTTGTAGTCGAAGGCCAGGCAGGCGAACATCAGGGCCAAGGCAATCAGGAGCCAGAGAGCCTGCTTCAGGGCCGGGGCCCCGGGCGAGATGTGCGAAGCGCTGAAGATGAGCAGCAGGCCGATGGCCGCATTGGCCAGCAGCAGCCCGATCAGAATCCAGTCAATTTCCCGCAGGTGGATTCGGTCCAGCATATTTGGCCTTGTAGAGATTAAAAAGCTCGCGGGCGACCGGCGCGGCCGTCGCGCCTCCCAACCCGCCGAATTCGATCAGGATGGCGACGACGATCTGCGGATCGTTGCGCGGGGCGAAACCGACGAACCAGGAATGGGTCTTGCGCTGTCGCGACTGGGGGCTGATTCGATCCGCTTTTTCAGAGCTGATCGTCTGGGTCGAACCGGTCTTGCCGCAGACGTCGAACCCCTCGACCCGGGCCCCCTGCCCCGTGCCTTGGGCGTTGACCGAGCGCCACATACCCTCGACGACCGCATCCATGGCGTCCCGGGTCAGGCCCGGGACCTCGGTCGGCGTTCCGGCCGCCTCTCCTATCACCAGCCGCGGCCGAACGGACCGGCCCCGGTTGGCGATCAGGGCCGTGACGGCGGCCATCTGCAGCGGCGTCACTTGGAGGGGGCCCTGGCCGATGGCGACCGAGATGGTCTCTCCGGGGAACCAGGCCGTCTTGCGGGTCAGCTTCTTCCACTCCGGGGTCGGAACCAGCCCCTCCTTCTCGCCGGGGATGTCGATGCCGGTCTTGCGGCCGAGGCCCATACGTTGGGCATAAGCGGCGATCGTGTCGATGCCCAGCCGGCGTCCCAAATTGTAGAAGTAGATGTTGCAGGAATAACGGATTGCGTCGGTCATGGTCAGAGCGCCGTGGACCCCCATGCAGGAGAAGCTGTTGCCGTAGATCTCGATTTCGCCGCCGCAGACGAACTGGGTCGACGGCACGATGGATCCCGACTCCAGGCCGGCCGAGGCCATGACGATCTTAAAGGTCGAGCCGGGCGAATAGAGGCCTTGGATGGCCCGGTTGAGCAGGGGACGGTCCGGGCTGCCGACGAGACCCGTCCACTCCTCCGGAGTGAATCGGTTGATGAACTTATTGGGATCGTAGGTCGGGAAGCTGGCTAGGGCCAGGACATCGCCGGTCTTGGCCGAGAGGACGACGACGGCCCCTTCTTTGCCGCGCAGGAGGTCTTGAGCTTTGGCCTGGAGGTCATAATCCAGGGCCAGATGCAGTCCGGAGGCCGCTTCCGGCGCGACGTTCATCGCCTCACTCTGCTTGCGGCCCAGGCTGTCGACCACCTCGACGATCTGCCCTTCGCGCCCGGTCAAGTCGTTCTCGTAGCCTGCTTCAATCCCCGTCTTGCCGACCATGTCGCCCGGCCGCCGCCGGTCTTTATAGACCGTCCGCAGCTCCTCGGGCGTCAATTCCTGGAGATAGCCGAGGGAGTGGGCGGCGAACTCGCCGAACGGATAGGTTCGCTTGGGCTCGGTTTCGATGATCAGCTCGGGCAGCTGGGCCTTGCGCGCTTCCAGCATGGCCACTTCCTCTTGGCTCAGCTCGTCCTTGACGACGATCGGACGGAAGGCCGGCTCGGCCGCGTACCTCTCGATCCGCTCGCGGATGACGGCCGGCTCGAGCGACAACAGCCGGGCCGCCGCGAGGATGGATGCCTCCAGGTTTTTGGTGTTCTCCCGAATCAGGGAGGCTTTGAACGAAGCCCGATTGTCGGCCAGGATGATCTTGCCGCTGCGATCGGTCAGAATCCCGCGCGGCGCGGGGACGATGATTTCCCTGGTCCGGTTGGCCTCGGCCCGGGCCAGAAAGCTGCCGTGGTCGAGGACCTGGATCTTCCAATAGAAAAAGATCAGGGCGACGAAAGCCGCGGCGATGATCGTCCGGACAAGCAGGGCCCGCTTCTGCAGGAGGCTCAGGTCCTCGTAGATCTTCTCACCGAACACGGGTCCTCCGGAAGCGTCGGAACAGGGCGAAGGCGGCCGCGCCGGCCAGGCCCGTCGCCACGGGACGCAGCAGCAGGCCCCCCCGCTGCCAGGGAATCGGTTCGGCGATCACGACGGCGTTCAGAACCAATCGCTCGCCCAAGGCCAGAGCGGAGAGTCCAGTCAGGAAGATGAACGAACGCAGGAAGGTCATAATGTTGATCCGACGCGAGATCCAGCCGGACAGGAAGCCGGCCACGATGAAAGCCGCGCCGGAGATGCCGAAGACGCCTAGCGAGAAGGCGTCGGCGAACAGGCCGGCCGCCGTCCCCATCACCGCCCCGGCCAGATCGCCCTTGACGATGGCGAACAGCAGGACGGCCACCAGGAAAGAATCCACCCCGAAAAACGAGGCGGCCAGGAAACGGCCCAGGACGGCGTGGACGAGAAAGGCGGCCATCAGGATCAGGCCGCCGTGCAGGACATCCCTCATCGTGTCTCTCCCGTCGCCGACGTCAGGACGGCCAGCGTCTTCAGGTTCCTGATCTCCAGATAGGGCCGGACGGCGATCGCCTTGAACAGGGCGGCCTCGGTCTTGATCGAGGCGATCCGGCCCACGGGGATGCCGGCCGGAAAGATCTTATCGTAGCCGGAGGTGACAAGCTCCTCCTCCACCTCTAGGGCCTCATTGGAAGCCTCGACGTACTTCATGCGGCATTGGCCGGTCCGCTCGTCGCCCGAAAGAACGCCCACGACCCGGGCCTTGACCGAGACCACACCGACGCCGCTGTTCTGGTTGGTCAGGAGCTCGACGGTGGCTTGGCGAATCGAAAGGGGCTTAATCGTACGGCCGACCAACCGGCCTTGAGCGTCGACGACCGGCATGTCCAGTCGCAGCCCATCGGCCGTGCCCCGGTCGATGACGATCGACTTGCGCACGTTCAGGGCGTCCACCCCGATGGCCGATGCGGTGATGAACGAGCCGTGGAGTCCGGACAGGACGCGGGAGGCGGCCTCCCGATCCTGCAGCCGCTCCAAGCCCCGGCCCATGATCAGGTTCTCCTGCCGCAGCTGGAACGTCTCTTCGCGCAGGTCCCGGTTTTGGGCCTCGACGTCCTTCAGGTAGAGGTAGCGGTTCCAGGCGCCGCTCAACAGGCCGTAAGCGCCGTTGAGCAGGCCTTCCACCGGCGACAGGACGATGAAAACGACCCGCTCAAGATAGCTGGGGGCCTCCCCGAGCGGTACCTGTAAGGAGATGAGCAAAAGGTGGACGAAAAGCAGGCCGCCCACCACCAGGAGCTTCCTGCGTTCGGGCCGGGCCAGGGGCATGATCCACCTTCCCGACGGCTTAAGGGATGGAAACCTTCTTCAGCAGCTCCATGTCGTCCAGCATCTTGCCCGCGCCCAGGACGACGGTGGTCAAGGGTTCCTCGGTGATGAAGACAGGGAGCTGCGTCTCCTCCCGGATCCGTTTGTCCAGGTTCTTGAGAAGGGAGCCGCCGCCGGTCAGGATGATGCCGCGGTCGATGATGTCGGCCGAGAGCTCGGGCGGGGTTTTCTCCAGGGCGATCCGGATGGCGTTGACGATGGCGGCCACGACTTCCTCCAGCGCCTCCCGGATCTCCTGGTCATCGATGACGATGGTCTTTGGGATGCCTTCGCGCAAGTCGCGGCCCTTGATCTCCATGGTGATCGGCTCGTCCAGCGGGTAAGCCGAGCCGATGGTCATCTTGACCATCTCGGCCGACCGCTCGCCGATCAGGAGGTTGTATTTCTTCTTCAGGTACCCGATGATGGCTTCGTCCATCTCGTTGCCGGCGATCCGGATGGAATGGTTGAAGACGACACCGTCCAGCGAGATGACCGCGATGTCGGTCGTCCCGCCGCCGATGTCGACGACCATGTTGCCGGTCGGCTCGGAGATGGGCAGGTCCGCCCCGACGGCCGCGGCCATGGGCTGTTCGACCAGATAGACCTCAGTCGCCTTGGCCCGCATGGCCACGTCCTTGACCGCCCGCCGCTCGACCTGGGTGATTCCGGTCGGAATGCCGATGACGATCCGCGGCCGCAGCAGGAAGCCCTTGTTGTTGGTGGCTTTCTTAATAAAAAAGTCCAGCATCTTTTCAGCGATCTCGAAGTCGGCGATGACGCCGTCATGCATGGGCTTGATGGCCAGGACGTTGGCCGGGGTTTTGCCCAGCATGTCCTTGGCCCGCGTGCCGACCGCCTCGACCTTGCCCGTCTGCTTATTGACGACGACGATGGAGGGCTCTTGGATGATGATGCCCTTGCCCTTCAAATAAACCAGAGTATTGGCCGTGCCCAGATCGATGGCCAGATCGCAGAATAGGCGGTTCTTGAACCAGCGGACTACGCTCATGATGCATCCTTTGAATGCCACTTTTTAACACAATTTCGCTCTCCTGGCAAATGGAACGGCGGCCGCGGCCCGGATTCTTGACTCCCCCACGGTCCTGGGCTATAAGTAAGCCATCTTCCCGCAAGGAGTTCCGGATGCCCCAACAACCTTATGTCCCCGAGAAGACGAACATGAAGGAG
Protein-coding sequences here:
- the rodA gene encoding rod shape-determining protein RodA, with protein sequence MLDRIHLREIDWILIGLLLANAAIGLLLIFSASHISPGAPALKQALWLLIALALMFACLAFDYKLLMTMAPYALILLLFVLGFLLAFGKAKGGAKSWIGLAFMGGQPSEMVKIAVLLLLARVFAEYKRSYVSFGAAAMSAAVALPPIVLVAMQPDMGTAMSILPIWFGCLALAGLNRKTLVILLVAAILLGFFGWNFLLHDYQKVRLRTVLNPTLDPRGAGYHVLQSKIAIGAGGWLGKGFLRGSQSQLRFLPARHTDFVFSVLGEEFGFVGVIIVLGLYFALVLRIFRAVGKTRDRAGLYIIFLVGCMITFPFLVNVFMIIGLFPITGIPIPLLSYGGSSLVSTFLAVGLVLNVKMRRFANV
- the mrdA gene encoding penicillin-binding protein 2 codes for the protein MFGEKIYEDLSLLQKRALLVRTIIAAAFVALIFFYWKIQVLDHGSFLARAEANRTREIIVPAPRGILTDRSGKIILADNRASFKASLIRENTKNLEASILAAARLLSLEPAVIRERIERYAAEPAFRPIVVKDELSQEEVAMLEARKAQLPELIIETEPKRTYPFGEFAAHSLGYLQELTPEELRTVYKDRRRPGDMVGKTGIEAGYENDLTGREGQIVEVVDSLGRKQSEAMNVAPEAASGLHLALDYDLQAKAQDLLRGKEGAVVVLSAKTGDVLALASFPTYDPNKFINRFTPEEWTGLVGSPDRPLLNRAIQGLYSPGSTFKIVMASAGLESGSIVPSTQFVCGGEIEIYGNSFSCMGVHGALTMTDAIRYSCNIYFYNLGRRLGIDTIAAYAQRMGLGRKTGIDIPGEKEGLVPTPEWKKLTRKTAWFPGETISVAIGQGPLQVTPLQMAAVTALIANRGRSVRPRLVIGEAAGTPTEVPGLTRDAMDAVVEGMWRSVNAQGTGQGARVEGFDVCGKTGSTQTISSEKADRISPQSRQRKTHSWFVGFAPRNDPQIVVAILIEFGGLGGATAAPVARELFNLYKAKYAGPNPPAGN
- a CDS encoding rod shape-determining protein MreC, with the translated sequence MPLARPERRKLLVVGGLLFVHLLLISLQVPLGEAPSYLERVVFIVLSPVEGLLNGAYGLLSGAWNRYLYLKDVEAQNRDLREETFQLRQENLIMGRGLERLQDREAASRVLSGLHGSFITASAIGVDALNVRKSIVIDRGTADGLRLDMPVVDAQGRLVGRTIKPLSIRQATVELLTNQNSGVGVVSVKARVVGVLSGDERTGQCRMKYVEASNEALEVEEELVTSGYDKIFPAGIPVGRIASIKTEAALFKAIAVRPYLEIRNLKTLAVLTSATGETR
- a CDS encoding rod shape-determining protein; the encoded protein is MSVVRWFKNRLFCDLAIDLGTANTLVYLKGKGIIIQEPSIVVVNKQTGKVEAVGTRAKDMLGKTPANVLAIKPMHDGVIADFEIAEKMLDFFIKKATNNKGFLLRPRIVIGIPTGITQVERRAVKDVAMRAKATEVYLVEQPMAAAVGADLPISEPTGNMVVDIGGGTTDIAVISLDGVVFNHSIRIAGNEMDEAIIGYLKKKYNLLIGERSAEMVKMTIGSAYPLDEPITMEIKGRDLREGIPKTIVIDDQEIREALEEVVAAIVNAIRIALEKTPPELSADIIDRGIILTGGGSLLKNLDKRIREETQLPVFITEEPLTTVVLGAGKMLDDMELLKKVSIP